One segment of Belonocnema kinseyi isolate 2016_QV_RU_SX_M_011 chromosome 7, B_treatae_v1, whole genome shotgun sequence DNA contains the following:
- the LOC117176960 gene encoding uncharacterized protein LOC117176960: protein MKIVYAMFSTLVIILHSIEMSSQSGLRDLMLSSKVGDSSGRYIEDSAFNPLQTLRHLTIKDYFEFPLGCNLHYAIETTNHTSNGSIIAESLELIPFNVRYKVQKNKSGWIFGFIKDTYLERMYLDGKLATISANPPHPTRILSESENLFLSEHPLGYQTL from the exons ATGAAGATCGTGTATGCCATGTTCTCCACCTTGGTGATCATTTTgcattctattg AAATGAGTTCGCAGTCCGGCCTACGAGATCTTATGCTGAGTAGTAAGGTTGGTGACTCTTCTGGAAGGTACATTGAAGATTCTGCATTCAACCCTCTTCAAACTTTGCGACACTTAACTATAAAGGACTATTTCGAGTTTCCTCTTGGTTGCAATCTACACTACGCGATCGAGACCACAAACCACACAAGCAATGGAAGTATCATAGCCGAAAGTTTGGAACTTATACCATTCAATGTCCGATACAAGGTACAAAAGAACAAGTCGGGCTGGATCTTTGGATTTATTAAGGACACTTATCTTGAAAGAATGTATTTAGATGGGAAACTTGCGACAATCAGTGCAAATCCTCCGCACCCTACGAGGATCctttctgaatccgaaaatctcTTTTTATCTGAACATCCATTAGGATACCAAACGCTGTAA